The window GTCGGAAACCTATCGCAGTATTGCACGTCGCTACTTCCCCAACGCCACCATCGTGGCAGACCGGTTTCATGTGGTGAGGCTGATTAACCAGCACTTTCTAAAAGTCTGGCAACAGCACGATCCAGAAGGAAGAAAGAACCGAGGCTTGATCAGCCTTATGCGTCGGCATCAGTGGAATTTGAGTGATGAACAGCATGCGAATCTCATGAACTATCTGGCGACTTACCCAGTGCTACAGGCGCTGTATGTTGCCAAACAACGGCTCATCCGATTTGTACTGCTCAAGACACTGACAAGGAAAAGAGCGAAAGCTAAATTGCCGGCGTTTATGGCCTTGATTGAAGAGTTAGGAGCCAGCCCACTACATACCCTGGCTAGAACATTGCGATCATGGTTACAGCCGATAGTGGCCATGTGGCGTTTCAGTAAAAGTAATGGGATTACCGAAGGCTTCCACAACAAGATGGAAATGATGTCACGGCGAGCGTATGGTTTTAGAAACTTTGAAAATTATCGATTACGAGTGCTGGCCCATTGTGGATGGGACGGTATTATAAACAGGGTTTGATGGATGCTATCCCCCGTTAACGTTGTAGAGCCATTGTGGATGGGACGGTATTATAAACAGGGTTTGATGGATGCTATCCCCCGTTAACGTTGTAGAGCCATTGTGGATGGGACGGTATTATAAACAGGGTTTGATGGATGCTATCCCCCGTTAACGTTGTAGAGCCATTGTGGATGGGACGGTATTATAAACAGGGTTTGATGGATGCTATCCCCCGTTAACGTTGTAGAGCCATTGTGGATGGGACGGTATTATAAACAGGGTTTGATGGATGCTATCCCCCGTTAACGTTGTAGAGCCATTGTGGATGGGACGGTATTATAAACAGGGTTTGATGGATGCTATCCCCCGTTAACGTTGTAGAGCCATTGTGGATGGGACGGTATTATAAACAGGGTTTGATGGATGCTATCCCCCGTTAACGTTGTAGAGCCATTGTGGATGGGACGGTATTATAAACAGGGTTTGATGGATGCTATCCCCCGTTAACGTTGTAGAGCCATTGTGGATGGGACGGTATTATA is drawn from Zhongshania aliphaticivorans and contains these coding sequences:
- a CDS encoding transposase codes for the protein SETYRSIARRYFPNATIVADRFHVVRLINQHFLKVWQQHDPEGRKNRGLISLMRRHQWNLSDEQHANLMNYLATYPVLQALYVAKQRLIRFVLLKTLTRKRAKAKLPAFMALIEELGASPLHTLARTLRSWLQPIVAMWRFSKSNGITEGFHNKMEMMSRRAYGFRNFENYRLRVLAHCGWDGIINRV